One Brassica oleracea var. oleracea cultivar TO1000 chromosome C7, BOL, whole genome shotgun sequence genomic window carries:
- the LOC106303230 gene encoding glutathione S-transferase T2-like, translated as MASYSPGFVSLLTSQTGEFSTPGFVNLSGSESIDLESPDLPTFSSHSSEASTVKERKKWSPKEDVILISAQIQNYYNSSVQHVGLDTRELGQCKQRDQSSGENDNDVMKKALDMFFNDRGCNFTLEHAWRELRHDQKWCSAYKAKDSSKVKRKTVGGDVQGDEEVTGARPLGIKAAKAAKKKKGVQEESNHTELRTVLEMKDKLNKQKLLEKLLEKLDPLSEMEMSLKLKFMSEMLG; from the exons ATGGCATCATATTCTCCAGGGTTTGTTAGCCTTTTAACAAGCCAAACCGGAGAATTTAGCACTCCAGGGTTTGTGAACCTCTCAGGTTCTGAATCCATAGACCTCGAGTCACCTGATCTTCCAACTTTTAGCAGCCACTCCTCAGAAGCATCTACTGTCAAGGAGAGGAAGAAATGGTCTCCGAAAGAGGATGTTATTCTCATAAGCGCACA GATCCAGAATTACTACAACTCAAGTGTTCAGCATGTTGGGTTGGACACTAGGGAGCTAGGTCAGTGCAAGCAAAG GGACCAATCAAGCGGTGAGAATGACAATGATGTGATGAAGAAAGCACTAGACATGTTCTTCAATGACCGTGGTTGTAATTTCACTCTAGAACATGCCTGGAGAGAGCTTAGGCATGACCAGAAATGGTGCTCTGCGTATAAGGCTAAGGATAGTTCTAAAGTGAAGCGGAAGACGGTTGGTGGTGATGTTCAAGGCGATGAGGAGGTTACTGGTGCTAGGCCTCTGGGTATCAAGGCTGCTAAAGCGGCTAAGAAAAAGAAGGGTGTTCAAGAGGAATCTAATCACACGGAGTTAAGAACAGTGTTGGAGATGAAAGACAAACTAAACAAGCAGAAGTTGCTGGAGAAGTTGCTTGAGAAGCTTGACCCTCTTTCTGAGATGGAAATGTCACTAAAACTTAAATTTATGTCAGAAATGTTAGGATAA